GGGTACGGGCGCCACGCGTGCCCTGGgcgcttcttcgccgtcaacgagatCAAGATGATCATGGCGACGCTGCTGGCCAACTACGACCTGATGAACCTCGGAGGCAGCAGGGAGAGATACCCCAATCTGGAAGCCGGATCGACGGTAAGTCGTGGTGTTTGGATAGAAGATTTTCGAGACAATGTTGTCCTCCTCGCTGACTTGGTTCTGCAGACATTCCCGGATCCTGACAGAAAAGTCCTGCTTAGAAAGTTGTAGTTCAGGTTGCATGGGGGTGGTTTGCGAGTAGATATTTTGCAGAATAAATGGGGTGAAGCTTCGACAGCCATTTAAGAGGAAGAAAGATAATACAAACTGCCAGCTTGAGTTAGGATCGCCTGGTCAAAAGTCTCTTTACATCAACAGCCACGAACAGGTACAATACGTAGACTCCCATGACATATCAGTATGAGTTTGGTTAAGTGACAGGACCAGACTAAATCAAGTCAGGAATCTAAGTCAATTCTTGTGTCCAAGTCAACTTGACTGTTTCTAGAGATCTTCTAACGAAGCTCATTGTGTGTAATGTACAAAATTTCATCGTGTTCATCTAAAGCATGGAATCCAAACCGACGCTCCTGTGCCAAATGCCTAATCGACCATGATCCGATTTGACTGGTACAAATATCGGCtcaaaaacaaaagaaacaACCGCCTGCCTATCAAGGGATATTATCGTCGCGCCCAGCTCTACGGCTCGTAAGCCCAGTCTCTCCAACTCTCTTCGCTCGGTCTCTGAGACATCGCGGGCGGCTCAGCCAACTCGTTCCTCGTTTCTCGGGTCTCTTCACCTGCGAAAgccctgctggccgccggctcccTGGTAAGGTTCGTACCGCTCGTTCTGGGGGtaatgctgctgctgctggtgctgcgGCGGGTACTGCTGGTGCGGGTTGGGGTACTGTCCGCTCTCCATCAGGTAGCCCTCGTTGAGCACCTCGGAGCTCGTCACCTGCTTCAGGCCGGTCGCTTCGGCGTTAATGACGCGGCTCGGGTGGAACCAGTTGAAGAGCAAGGACGTGATGCCCATGAGCAGCGCGTCGAAGATGTAGATGTACATCTCCTTGGACTGcagctcgccctccttgccctcgacgtACTCGGCGACGCGGAACAGCGAGCGGACCATGATCAGCAGACTGCTGCCGTACAGGACCCAGAGGAGGCCCTTCCAGGGCGTCTGGACCGTGTGGGTCTTGGGCGTCGGGTTgcgggcgaggcggatgtggaagacgagggtgacgatcatgaagaagccgaagaaCAGAATctggatgccgaggccgccaacgATGATGttctcgcccttcttgaccGAGTCGCGGTCCTTGGCCGTTGCGAGCATGCCGCCACCTGGGTGCATTGCGTTAGAACGAGGACATGGAAGTATTTACGGGGGATGGCCTCGGCTTACCTCCGCTCTgggcgaagaaggacaagacgTCGCCAAGCACAAAGACCTTGGTCAGCCATTTCGGTCTGATCAATGAGTggtggccggcgtcgaggaggtttATCAACCGGCCCAGCACCATGTAGATGGACGCGGCGAACAGCGCCGGtccgagcagcaggaggatCGACTGGATGATGTAGGGGTTCTTGGTGTAATCGGGTGCTTCTGCTGCCGACATGGATCGGCCTACGTAACCGACTGCTTCGACTAGACGATGTTAGTTGACGTGTCCCAGAGGCCAAGGAGTAAAAAAGGCATCAAAAGTGATAACTTACAAACGCAACCGATGACGAAGGGAATAAAATACCAtgtccggcgccggcacaGTTGCCAGATGTGCAGTATGCCCGAGACTCCGAAcacgatgatgaagacggtCGCCGCCACCATGGACGGGTCATAGTGATAGAAGGTGAACCCGGCAGAGGCGCCCTCCGTCGTTGTGCTgttgtcggccatggcggaagAGACTGGAGCGGGGTGAAGAGTAGATAGAGATTGTGGGCGTCGCTTCTTGGCGCAACGCGGCAGCCGTTGTGTTGACTCGAGCAGGTATTGTCGATCACAGATTTGATCTTGGCCTCAGTTGTAGATAAGCTTTATCATCCAGGTCGATGGTGTCTTGGGTGCCTTGGGTTTAATGTAAAGAGCGTGGGTGAACAATGGATAGTTACGAAGTTTGAATGCCGTCCCTCATCTTCAACCCGTAGACAGTCGACAGACCCAGACATGACTTATAAGCAACTCTTGCCAGCCCATTTTTGGCAATCCCCtattttcttttcttcgtctcTTCGTGTTTGCATACGTGGAACTGGTTGTTGTGAAGCAGCAGAAACACGCCCAGAATAGCTCTTCCCCCTTGCACTAAGGCAGACTCTCGGATGGCATTTGCAGATTTTGAGATTGTACGCGGAGCTCGTTTCAAACCGCGTCCCGTCGCGGTAGGGCTGAGTCTACTGAGCCACGCCGGCCCACGACGGACACTGGCCTAGCATTTGGCTCTCACAACTCAATACGCGTATACTCTGAGAATTCGCGATTGGTCAGTCGAATAAGCCGCTAGAAACGCCAAGTGGAGGGTCAACAGGGATGCTGCTTTCGGCCAAGTCCAGAGAAAGcctggaggcggcggggatACGACCAAGTAAAGACCTCTTTGGGCCTCTTGTGGACTGGCTTCTTTACCGTGTACTCTGTACGCTGGCTCTATACGCGTATTTGTCACCCAATGCAACACGACATCTGCAGTAACCAGAATCCGCGGTTTCGTATGGCCCAATCAGGTTCTTATGCACTGCCCACCGGCCCCATCCCATTACAGTTAAGCATTGACGGGGTTCCATGGGCGATGGGGCAATGGGTGGAAACGATTCATCCCCTGGCGACACGCGCATCGCGGATCGGTAGAGTCTTCCACCCCCATCTAGACACCGGGCCCCTTGAGCCCTGGGCCGATTGAGGCAACGGGACCAAGCCGAATCAGCGGTTCTCGAGCTGTCAAAGATCCAAAACCGGCCTGGCACACGTCTCTTGTTACGTGGATCCCATCTCGGCGCGTCCTGGCGCGGCTCCAAGTGCCGGGACAGAGGCGATGTCACGAAGGTCTAGCCCGGTTTGAGTTCACGGTTTGGGGGTTCACGTCGCCCGAGTCAGGCACGACGAACGGCGCTGCATTTTATCGAGGCTGCCGAGGGGTGTGACTACGAATAAGTAGACCCGGTATTTTGTTGATCTAGAATGATGTAAGGAGGCGGTATGTAAATCTTTGATTATTAAAAGCTCCGGATCGCCGCGTTGATGTTCATTCCTAGAAGACTGAAACCCCTCCCCTCGGATTCCGCCATTCACTTCACTTCAGTCTCAGACATTACGGAGACTTCACGAAGCCATACGTCCTTGACTTCACTCATCCGTCATATTTCCTAACAATTCTTCTACATTCTCGAGATACCCCGTAGAGTCTCTTCAACCAACTTGCTACTCAGGTGTCTGATACTCGGCCATCAGATTCGCCCACGTCAAGTCACAACTTTTAACACCCACGCATCAACCCCCGGCTGCGAGACTTTTGCTgagaaaacaaaacaacaTGTCGAAGCGCGACACGGTCCGGATGGTGGAAGACGACACAGTGCCGCAGGACTACCTCCCATCCTACGAGACGGCAATCAACGAGGGACTACAACAACACAGAGACAGCGTCAGAAGTAGGAGTTGATCCCCAAAAACGCAGCCCCGCGGGGTGTTATGTACCATTTTCTAACCAGCTGAACCTTTTGTCAGACGATGGTAGAATCGACGTGAACCTCGACTCGCGGCTCGCGACGACGCTCGCCCGCTTCATCCCCGACTTCAAAGACACGGCCGAGCTGGCCCAGGCCGCGGCGGCTCAGGGCCCTCCCCCGGAATACTTCGAGGCGGCCGAACGcttcgccgagaagaagacgttCCCCGTCAAGCTCAACATCGTCATCCAGGTCGTCGGCAGCCGTGGCGACGTGCAGCCCTTCATCGCGCTCGGAAACGAGCTGCAGACGTACGGCCACCGCGTGCGGCTGGCCACGCACGACGTCTTTGACGACTTCGTGCGCAAGTCCAACCTCGAGTTCTACcccatcggcggcgaccccTCGGAGCTGATGGCCTACATGGTCAAGAACCCGGGGCTCATCCCGAGCCTCAAGAGCCTGAAGGGCGGCGACAtccagaagaagcgcaagatGGTCAAGGAGATGCTCGAGGGGTGCTGGAGGTCGTGCGTCGAGCCCGACACGCGGACGGGCACAcccttcgtcgccgacgccatcatcgccaacccGCCGAGCTTCGCCCACGTCCACTGCGCCCAGGCCCTGGGCGTGCCGCTGCACCTCATGTTCACGATGCCCTGGAGCAGCACGAGGGCGTTCCCGCACCCGCTGGCTAACCTGCAGTTCGGGGACAAGGGGGTCGTCGACCAGATGACGGCCAACTTTGTATCGTACAGCATCGTTGAGTGGCTGACATGGCAAGGGTAGGATACCAGAATCAACCATTGTTTCGATGGTTCTTAGTTGATGCTGACACGGTCAACAAACAGTCTGGGAGATGTCATCAATGACTGGCGCAAGACGATCGACCTCGAAGAAGTGCCGTTTTCCGAGGGCCCAGTGCTTGCGGAATCACAGAAGATTCCCTTCACATACTGCTGGTCCCCGGCATTGGTGCCCAAGCCGATCGATTGGCCCGCATATATCGGTACGTTGGGGATGCATCCTGTCTTTGTGTGAAGACCCGATCAAATGTGCAGGATTAAACTGACCCCTGGACCAGACGTGtgcggcttcttcttccgggAACCGCCCCAGTACACGCCGCCTGCGGAGCTGGCCAACTTCCTCAAGAACGGACCGACCCCCATCTACATCGGCTTCGgcagcatcgtcatcgacCACCCCGAGGAGATGACCAAGATCCTGGTTGAGGCCGTCCGCGCCACGGGCGTCCGCGCCATCATATCCAAGGGATGGAGCAACCTGGGCGGCATCGAGTCGGACGACGTGCTGTTCCTCGGGGACTGCCCACACGAGTGGCTATTCGCCAACGTCgcggccgtcttccaccacggcggcgcgggaaCGACGGCGTGTGGTCTCCTGAACGGACGGCCGACGACCATTGTACCCTTCTTCGGAGAGTGAGTATTGTCTCGCAGTCTCGGGAGACAAGATAGACGGTACTTGGATAGCTGACAAATTTGTTACCCCTAGCCAACCGTTCTGGGGCGACATGGTGGCCATCGCAGGCGCCGGGCCGAAGCCGATCCCGCACAAGAAGCTCAACGCGCAgaacctcgccgaggccatccggTTCTGCCTGAccccggaggcggcggcggcggccagcgaGGTGGCGGCCAAGATGCGGACGGAGAACGGCGTAGCCACGGCGGCCAAGTCGTTCCACGCCAACCTGCCCCTCGACATCCTGCCGTGCGATATCTTTCCGGACCAGCCGGCCGCGTGGGATTTCaagaggggaaaaaagcACCTGAGGTTGTCGAAGCGGGCCGCgggcatcctcctcgaccacctcaagatcgacaagaagaacatgTCTTTGTAAGTCCACGACGCACCATCTTCCGCCGGCAAtatgtttgtttgtttgagGGACACTGACGGGAGGATCTTTATGTTTCAGGCACGAGACGAGGACCTATTTTATCGAGAACCGACGGTGGGATCCCGTGACGGGCACGGCTTCGTCCCTGATGGGCGTCGGGCTCGGcatggccaagggcgccTCGGACATCGTCGTCAAACCGATCCAGGTGTACCACAAACGGTCCAAAATGAagtcggccgagatggaggacgTGGACGTCGCGCggagcagcgccagcagcgacggcccgacaccgccgccgcgatcGCCGAGCCTCGCGCCCCCGAGGtccgacgccctcgagcgtCCGCGGAGCGCCGGCAGGGGCTGCGGCAGCACGACGGGCGCGGCGATGaaggcctcggcctcgggccTCGGCACCTTCTTCAAGTCGTACGGCAAGTTCTACCTCGACGTGCCGCTGGCGGTCACCGAGGGCCTCCGCGCGGCGCCCAAGCTCTACGGCGAGAAGGTCGAGGACCACGCGCCCATCAAGGACTGGAAGTCCGGGGCCATGGTCGGCGGCAAGAACTTCGTCACgggagtcggcggcgggttcACGGACCTGTTCTACCAGCCGTACAAGGGCGgccgggacggcggcgcggcgggcgcggcgatGGGGGTCGGCAAGGGCGTGATGAACATGGTGACCAAGACGGCTTCCGgtatgttttttttttttttacctCGTTCGCCTTTCAATAACATCTTCGACGCGATATGCTGACTCGATACGAAAACAGGAACCCTTGGGATCGTCGCGTACCCCGTCCAGGGCGCCTACCAAAGCATCCGGACGGCGGTCAAGTCCAAGACGCGGAAcagcatcgccgccgcccggcgGGAGGAAGGCGAGTACCTCGTGCGCAACGCgccggtcgacgtcgagatggTGCTGCGGAAGTTCGACGACATGAGCCGCGCGAGTGAGGCGGGCCAGGCAAAGGCTCAAGGGAACGGCTTTTTTGATTTTGGGAGGAAGAGCAAGGACAGAGATACCCAGGGGACTCCTTATTAGATGCGACGGAAGTGTTGGTGAAGAATTGCCAAAGTCCAGTCGGGCGACTATTGGGAACTGTTAGAATAGACTGTAATATAGAATAGCGTTGTTGCTTTCAGCTGTGATTCAGACAACTATTAGACATCTATAGAATATTTACAAACCCTGAGTTCTTTAACTTATAAGGTAGTTATAGTGTTTAAGGTTATAAAGGGTTCTAGCTAACACTACTCTAGTTATGAGACTTAACTTGTTTCTAGACTTAGAAGGCAAGCAAGGCCTATGATGTAATACCTCTCGAGCAAACAGCATCCAGCTGGAGTGAACTCGAAAACGGGGCAGGATTTCCAAACTTATAACCATTTTACTTCACTTTTAACATAAGGAGCGCCGATGGTTTAGTGGTAAAATTCTCCGTTGCCAtccagcagcgtcggggagccgggggtTCGATTCCCCCTCGGCGCAACTCTTTTGCTCTTGGCAACAAACACCGTGAGTTTTTGGGATCAGacagtctctctctctgtctgtctgcacACACTCTTTTGTGTTATTGACATGTAGTCTGCAAGGCATGGATGGCTTAAATAGCATGATGGATAGATAGTAAGAGACTTAAGAAAACCAACACTCAGTCAACATCTTCAACTAAGCCGCGTACAGAACCTTGAACACCCAGCCAAACTGGTCCTCCTCGATCAGAGCCTCGTCGATCTTGATCGTGAACCCATCCTCCAGCCCAGACCCAATATACTCCCACTCGAGCTGTTCGCCCCCATCGACGCCCACGAGACTGACGACATCGCCCTCCACGACAGGGACCGGCGCCCGGATCGAgacgcggccgtcgacgacgctcgGCTTCTCCAGGAACACGGCGTAAAACGCCTCGTCCGTCTGCGTGAACCGCACGTCCGGCCCGCCGACGATCTCGCTCTGCACGAACCAGTACGTCGtgccgaagacggcctcgccgtgcGCCTTGATCCACCGGCCCGCCTCGCGCAGGTtgtccgcctcggcctggacgatggtgccgtcggcgcgcGGCCCGATGTCGAGCAGGAAGTTTCCGTTCTTGGACACCATGTCGACGAGCGAGTAGACGACGGTCGAGGCGTTCATGTACTCCTCCGGCCGCGTGGCCCGGTTGTAGCCGTAGCTGTACGGGTCCATGCCGCGGTTGCTCTCCCACTTGCGCCGCTGCGCCGACGCGAACGTCTGGTACTCGGGCGTGTCGAAGTCGGCCGCCTCCGGGATGCCGCATCGCGAGTTGATGGCCACCTGCCGGCCCTCGGCCCGGGCCCGGTTccaccacgccgccgcgaacCCGGCCGTGCCGTTGGCCGCTCCGCAGTCGCACCACATGATGTCCGTGCCGTAGTCGTACGCGAGCGCCTCCATCTGCGGCACCATGAGGTCCGCCACGAAGTCGTCCACAGGCACGTGGCCCGTGTACGGCTCGGGCTCGCCCGTGTACGGGTTCGGCGCCAGCGTCCCCGGCCACGAGAcggccgatggcgtcggGAACTGCACGAAGCCGTACGGGCCAAAGTCCGGGTTGAACCACTCGGGCAGCGAGAAGTAAGTGCCGCGTTTCAGCGAGGGCTGGtgcgtcgcggcggcgtcgaagagcTCCCGGAGCAGGTCCCGCTTGGGGCCGTAGTGGACGGCGGAGCGGTTCGACGTCGCCCCGGcgtcgaagagggcgaagCCGTCGTGGTGcttggtggtgatgacgAAGTacttggcgccggcgtcggcgaacAGGTCAACCCACTCCTTGGGGTCGAATTTCGAGGCGTTGAAGTCCGGGAACGTGTCGTCGTACGCCCACTCCGGGCCGTACGTCTCGAGCCGGTGTCCGTAGAAGTTGGAGCGGTCTCCTTCCGGGTGGTGGGTCGAGTACCACCAGTACCACTCG
The DNA window shown above is from Colletotrichum destructivum chromosome 2, complete sequence and carries:
- a CDS encoding Putative UDP-glucuronosyl/UDP-glucosyltransferase, Glycosyltransferase family 28, with amino-acid sequence MSKRDTVRMVEDDTVPQDYLPSYETAINEGLQQHRDSVRNDGRIDVNLDSRLATTLARFIPDFKDTAELAQAAAAQGPPPEYFEAAERFAEKKTFPVKLNIVIQVVGSRGDVQPFIALGNELQTYGHRVRLATHDVFDDFVRKSNLEFYPIGGDPSELMAYMVKNPGLIPSLKSLKGGDIQKKRKMVKEMLEGCWRSCVEPDTRTGTPFVADAIIANPPSFAHVHCAQALGVPLHLMFTMPWSSTRAFPHPLANLQFGDKGVVDQMTANFVSYSIVEWLTWQGLGDVINDWRKTIDLEEVPFSEGPVLAESQKIPFTYCWSPALVPKPIDWPAYIDVCGFFFREPPQYTPPAELANFLKNGPTPIYIGFGSIVIDHPEEMTKILVEAVRATGVRAIISKGWSNLGGIESDDVLFLGDCPHEWLFANVAAVFHHGGAGTTACGLLNGRPTTIVPFFGDQPFWGDMVAIAGAGPKPIPHKKLNAQNLAEAIRFCLTPEAAAAASEVAAKMRTENGVATAAKSFHANLPLDILPCDIFPDQPAAWDFKRGKKHLRLSKRAAGILLDHLKIDKKNMSLHETRTYFIENRRWDPVTGTASSLMGVGLGMAKGASDIVVKPIQVYHKRSKMKSAEMEDVDVARSSASSDGPTPPPRSPSLAPPRSDALERPRSAGRGCGSTTGAAMKASASGLGTFFKSYGKFYLDVPLAVTEGLRAAPKLYGEKVEDHAPIKDWKSGAMVGGKNFVTGVGGGFTDLFYQPYKGGRDGGAAGAAMGVGKGVMNMVTKTASGTLGIVAYPVQGAYQSIRTAVKSKTRNSIAAARREEGEYLVRNAPVDVEMVLRKFDDMSRASEAGQAKAQGNGFFDFGRKSKDRDTQGTPY
- a CDS encoding Putative RTA-like protein — its product is MADNSTTTEGASAGFTFYHYDPSMVAATVFIIVFGVSGILHIWQLCRRRTWYFIPFVIGCVFEAVGYVGRSMSAAEAPDYTKNPYIIQSILLLLGPALFAASIYMVLGRLINLLDAGHHSLIRPKWLTKVFVLGDVLSFFAQSGGGGMLATAKDRDSVKKGENIIVGGLGIQILFFGFFMIVTLVFHIRLARNPTPKTHTVQTPWKGLLWVLYGSSLLIMVRSLFRVAEYVEGKEGELQSKEMYIYIFDALLMGITSLLFNWFHPSRVINAEATGLKQVTSSEVLNEGYLMESGQYPNPHQQYPPQHQQQQHYPQNERYEPYQGAGGQQGFRR
- a CDS encoding Putative glycoside hydrolase, family 29, glycoside hydrolase superfamily — encoded protein: MKGFRSLGPLSVLSLTSGIALGAVTNSSSHGNSVSLDLTSLFNNKGFGTRPGEASFDALNQSFPAPVAVGPEFASPDTGIRYAFPGYTGPAKPDNVICAGQTLAVPPEDGGSYFSASFLVAGDVEGATVSGNVSFAFADNTTAQYELRTLNWFSFLTINRGEIVFPSRFTPNGSDFNTSHIFERTTALPAGKRLRSITLPVKNNATEGRLHVFAVSLWRQAPDVGVQSVRPTQKWLGNETQVVEVTVNNAGSKCVTGDGLNVTVSGAGFRTVSPGHLRRLCPGDQKVVVVGVEGASDGPVSVTVGIDDGATPKTVPVGGVEIGLTEWTADAGSLSKHESPEWFDDAKYGIFIHWGPYSVTGWGNSTPYESYAEWYWWYSTHHPEGDRSNFYGHRLETYGPEWAYDDTFPDFNASKFDPKEWVDLFADAGAKYFVITTKHHDGFALFDAGATSNRSAVHYGPKRDLLRELFDAAATHQPSLKRGTYFSLPEWFNPDFGPYGFVQFPTPSAVSWPGTLAPNPYTGEPEPYTGHVPVDDFVADLMVPQMEALAYDYGTDIMWCDCGAANGTAGFAAAWWNRARAEGRQVAINSRCGIPEAADFDTPEYQTFASAQRRKWESNRGMDPYSYGYNRATRPEEYMNASTVVYSLVDMVSKNGNFLLDIGPRADGTIVQAEADNLREAGRWIKAHGEAVFGTTYWFVQSEIVGGPDVRFTQTDEAFYAVFLEKPSVVDGRVSIRAPVPVVEGDVVSLVGVDGGEQLEWEYIGSGLEDGFTIKIDEALIEEDQFGWVFKVLYAA